From the genome of Diabrotica virgifera virgifera chromosome 8, PGI_DIABVI_V3a:
tagaatttcgttccgacagatgagaatatacctaagtacaatacttgcatcaattgtagggtacggttcaagtgtatgggcacatagattaatagataaaaaaaaatgcagaaaaattaaatagagctcagagaggatttcttgtaagaatgacgggagcatttggaacaactgcaacacaggcactcacagttttaactggagtaatgccaatgcatttagaaacacaaaaaagagcatgtaattattggctaaaaaagaaaaatatgaaaaaataatacaaataataggattagatataagaaataaaagagaattaaaagaaataataaatagaaaaagacaaaatgaatgggaaaattcaacaaaatctagacgtttatacaattttataccaatattagaaaacattccaaattattttaatccaaaacaaggtttagtacactttttaacaggatatggaccgtacccaacatatttggaaagatttaactaagatgatgcatattgtgaatgtggagaactaggtacaccagaacatatagtgttacattgtgaaaatactatagaaaatgaagaacatagagaaatgagaagattagaaagaattgaaataagagatatattacaaaatgaagaatattttggaatattaaacaatctaacagaaataatatctaaaaaacaacaagaaatttataataatagaagaagacaacaaataatccaaccctgatgaagttgagtaagataaagttaaaataaataaaataaaatataaattcaaaaatagatattcacaattataataataataattcaatataaaataaataaataaaaataataattcaataaataattcattaaaaaaaactaccaactctcttctgaaaatagagggactgtctttataacttagaagggagttgatagtaccaaaaatattttaacaaatatatatattgtttctttaaatttgttacatgtaattaatagattatggcaaattattaattgtaaaaatagatttagtagtttagtaaaaaatgtaaaaatataaaaaaaaatatctgtaatcccatcaggaaaaaaacgacctggattagtcactagaggccaggtcatatgtatgaacaataaataaaaaaaaaaaaatttgctaaatttgaagtaaaacgcgcacaaaagagcttcaaaatacaaactctatcaaagttactcttttgtggcgcgttttacttcaaatttaacaaatattatggaaacatcttttaaaataaaactagaattttaccgtaatattcatatcagctcttttgtagctggaatattgtatgcgccacccATTTTTACGGGTGTAAAAAATCACACAATTCAAGGAAATCAGACAATTTTGCATTaggctgcacctacattggatccgtatttctcggatccgatccgatatcggccgacgtcgaaCTGCTTCTCTGCTGTAGCTTCTCCTATCAATCGCCCGATATCGGATCGGAAAAATAcagatccaatgtaggtgcagccATTTAATGccatgagtttgttttcaatccgGCATCGGATCGGACAAATagggatccaatgtaggtgcagcctTAATCTAAATCTTTAATACATACTCTTTAAAGTGATAAGAATCATAGTTCGAAATCCCAGATAAAAAACTACAATACAACGAGATGATTGTAATGAATCATTAATTCTTTTGTTTATTTCAGCGAATCTAATGATATCGGGGAACTTGAGACATCACCAAGCAATATGGGCGAAGAGATAAGTATTGATATGATTGTAGAATGATGATTCAAAGAATTGATTACTCTATAATTTTGTAATTCTTGTTAAATAAttgtgtattactaataaataaatattgaatagtacttaatttttttaaattcaacgCTTTAAATATGAGAACGACTGTGCAAACCacaaaaactatttttaagaTGGAATTAATTTCTAGTAAAATAATTCAACAGagtatatatataaaaaaaagctaagaccaaagtcatagacgtcattgaaagaagctgtaacttaaaatggaaatgggctggacacgttgccagaatgaagaacggaagatggactcgcaaactagttgaatggagaccaagagccgataaacgtagcagaggaagaccaccaacacgatggcaagacgacttacgaaagacaacaaaaaactggatacatgcctatgtccagcagtggatcgaGAGaagctgatgatgatgataatataaAAAATGTGAAGAACAATAATTAGACAACACacagtttggatttagaggtggaatggaacaagagaggcattgtgcGCAATGACGGTACTATTACAAAAATGCAGGGAATGTAATAAAAACGTATTCATATGTTATATAGATTTccaaaaggcgtttgacagagttCAACATGCATTGAAACACATATGTACAGCTAGATCCCATGgatattaatttaatcaaaaatctaTACTACAATCAAACAGCGGTCGTACGGGTAGAAGATAGTGAGACAAACCAAGTGGAAATCCAAagaggagtcagacagggatgtgttccTCTAACCAGGAAAGATGAAGTGAGAGTCGATAACGATTCAAGTAAACTGTTAACCCAGTGGAGAAAATTAATCAATAAAATTGGACGGGAGTCAAGCAATGATGCGTGCGGCTAGAAATCTTATCAAATATTTTGTTACTAAAACACTGATGTACCCTTTGCTCCAGTATGGAGCTATATACAGTagaacctgccatatccggacggttgtgcgccgtccggatctatcgaaatctaccgagaaagtcAGTCCTCCTGTttgacaacgcactaaaagaagaactaaaagattgcgaaataatgtattatagaatctataaaacgtgtctatcgacgaaagttattgacggcgttgattactggaatgtatgaaggagaaaacgtttcagagaccaTAAAAGAaatagtggtcttgatatccggattttttcatatccggatcggtctgtcgccacattgatctggatatggcaggtttgactgtGGTTTATATATCCTGCCCCTCCATGAATTATACAGtttgtccctgtaagttgtatccatatggaaaacatttttattattaattttacgaaaaaaagttattcttcataaaaaactctgcatggtccaaaacctaagatttaaccatcaaatatcaaatttttttaatattatacgaggtatatcaaaaagtttgaatttcagttaagagtaaagtagctttatttttcacaatatcgaaaattgttattatgaaaagttatttagaattaaaaaccatgtttcagtatgtaattacatccttctaattgaaatattctgaactataaaggtactttacttttgttctaaatttatctttttgacatatctaaatttgatattagggcagtcaatgagggtatttggctccgaattccatcctactacatcgatttacttgttattttcacagtaagtagggaatagctcaagaaacaaagtctaccctatgccaatgtgagcttttatcttgggggtggttcccaccccttttcgggggtgaaaaatggtttggttaaaatagccacggaagaggccagagaacctaattttaagtaaaaactgttttataattattttttgaaaactcaatactttttgagttattcgtggttgaaaattggttattttcattgaaaaatgacaacTTTTAGggcggatttttgcgaataccttaaaaactatgcatctgacaaaaaaactatataaaatatttctgtaggctataaaaaaacaaagagattcattccttcataaatcttctagttaaaatacaaagagggatatgatAGGTatgaagagtttgtttttttgctgcatgctcaaatcgatgtattcaacttaaaataacagagaaactgtcgattttaggtgtataatgatactaataacttttgtagtgcttgaaaagacctttaaaacgagcaatactaaatgtcgagtacattcaaactaagcgagatattctgcaaaaaagttgatgactaatatattttaagaagaaatgagaagtatatttaacccctcatccatcagaatttaaatacatcgttttccttctacaatactttttattatagtgttatttctatgttcaaaaagttggactggattaaaataaatggtttttgaaaaaaaaaaggtcaAATTATAGagcccatttttaaattttctttaaaatcttccttttcctccatgtaactcaataatttattttaaacccgtccaaatttttgaacatagaaataacactataataaaaggtattgtagaaggaaaacgaggcatttacattttggtggatgggggttaaaattacttctcattttttcttaaaatacattagttatcaattttttgcagcatatctcgcttagttttaatgtaatggacctttaatatagctcattttaaatgtcttttcaagcactacaaaaggtattagtagcattgtacacctaaaatcgaccgtttctctgttatttcaagttgaatacaccaatttgagaatgtaccaaaaacaaactattttcacctaccatatctctttttgtactataactagaagatttatgaaggcaagtgtctctttgtttttttataacctacaaaaatgtttgatataattttttagttacatgcatagtttttaaggtattcgcaaaaaaccgttcgaaaaggtattatgtttcaatgaaaatggccaattttcaaccacgaatatctcaataagtatcgagttttcaaaaaaaagtatagaacagtttttgatatgaattaggttctctagcgaattcggtggtaattttaaccaaaacatttttcacccccgaaaaggggtgggaaccacccccaagataaaagcacacatcggcatagactttgaattaggagataagtagaggctaggcccaaaatttcattaaaatccatgtagtaggatagaattcggaggtaatatcctattcttgctcccatatCTGGCgtatataagatggttgtattttaggttttagaccatccagaactttttattaagaatcactttttttcgtaaaattaataataaaagagttatcataattattgataactgaaaataatgttagttatccataatataatttttcaaaacatttttttttcaattagaatgtaattgcatattagaatactgtgaaaaataaagctactttactcttgagtgaaattcaaactttttgacatacctcgtataacattcataaaatttgatatcttatggttgaatcttgggttttggaccatgcagaactttttataaagaataacttttttcgtaaaattagtaataaaaaagttttccatgttgATACAACTTACAGAGACATACTATATTTATACATATATACTGTGGCAGGGTCAAAATTCTTcaaaaaattgcgttacgtaacaCTTGAACGCGCCCGAAAATCCAACAATGtatttgatataattttacaCATCGATTAGGTACCTATTTTTGAATAGATTATACATCAAAAATAGAATTCAGAACATAAGCATTATATGAAATGCAAATGCaagatatagaaaaaaaaaacaactcaGAGTCAGTATTAAGTTTGTCTTtctcataaaaaatatacactTTTATAGCTGGACTTAACAATGCAGATTCTTAATTATATTATATAGCTATGAGTACATAAAATACCTTAATCAAACATacaatattacaaaaattaagcaactaaataaattttaataatttctaACAAATAATCAGTTCTTTCGTGTCTTTTCTCGTTCCTTTAGGACCTCAATCATTTTATAACAGTGCGAAAAGAATATGTTTACGAATTCTAAAATGGCACATACGTCACAagaaaaactgaaaattacacAGACGTTTTCTTAGTGGACATAACCCTAAATTTAAAGGGGAGCTCTCCCTCTtcgttcaaataattttttacaGCAATAAAAGACATTACGAAGCATTTTTCTTCAGCAAACGTTATATCAATGTTTGATGTGTCGCTTGTGCATATTTCAGTAATTTTAAACTTTCTAGTGCCTTTGTAAACTTCAAATTCGTAGTAATAGTGTTGTGCTTGACTCTTTAGTCCTATGAATTGAAAATGGAAGTATATCTTTTTATTCGATGTGTCAACTCGGTGCTTGCAGTATAAATAACTTTGTCCACTGAATAAAGATATTAGATAGACATTATTGAAGCTGGTTTTTAGGCTAACTTTCATCACTGCATCAGTTTTAAACTCAAGTCTGGTATTATCTTTATGATCTCTCTTAAAATGTTGATAAATTTCTGAATAATCACCGGACCAATTGCATGACCACTTTGCAAATCTCTTTCCCTCGCAGGTAAACTTCCTAAATTTACACTCTCTTTCGTGATTTTCTTTATCTTGCTTGTTGACTGCGAACTTGCAACCTTTATGCTGATAAGCACAATCGAATTTAAGAACATCTTTTATTCCTTCTATCAATTGTTCCAGTTGATAATTTCTTGTAGTAGTTAGCTTCTCCCGACAGGTTGGACACATTTTGATACCACTCTCTTTAATGCACGAACCACACATGCTATGGCCGACTTTGCACTGGATTATGGGCGGTGACATAGTTTCCAAACATAGTGGACACTGCATAATTTGCTCTGCAGCCATATTCCTAAAACAAAGTCAAATAATTAGGAACTGTCGGTAGTGATGTGGACGGGGAATATTCCCAGTggaaaggaatttaaaaaatgggAATATTCCCTCGGTCATTATATCTTCACAAAAAGTGGGAAATTATTAAAAATCCTacttatttttaacattttagcAGTTTTTTAGGATTTATGTGTCTCAGTGTGATCTGTTTTAACAAAATTGTACTTTTTTATCTGAAAATAATGACACAGTAAGGTACTACAGCATACACAGCTAATAAGGTACTCTAGCAAATtatgcagacgacgtggacattataacaagaaccagggcgAGAACAGCAGCAGCAGAACAagtggggttacatataaatcaaaataaaaccaaattcatggcgactaacacaaacacaagagctggaaatgttgacgcagatctaatcattaatgaccaaaacttcgaagcggtcaaagagttcatatatctagaat
Proteins encoded in this window:
- the LOC126889944 gene encoding E3 ubiquitin-protein ligase siah-1-like isoform X1 translates to MRTRKGPKFVKTQRNMAAEQIMQCPLCLETMSPPIIQCKVGHSMCGSCIKESGIKMCPTCREKLTTTRNYQLEQLIEGIKDVLKFDCAYQHKGCKFAVNKQDKENHERECKFRKFTCEGKRFAKWSCNWSGDYSEIYQHFKRDHKDNTRLEFKTDAVMKVSLKTSFNNVYLISLFSGQSYLYCKHRVDTSNKKIYFHFQFIGLKSQAQHYYYEFEVYKGTRKFKITEICTSDTSNIDITFAEEKCFVMSFIAVKNYLNEEGELPFKFRVMSTKKTSV
- the LOC126889944 gene encoding E3 ubiquitin-protein ligase siah-1-like isoform X2; this translates as MAAEQIMQCPLCLETMSPPIIQCKVGHSMCGSCIKESGIKMCPTCREKLTTTRNYQLEQLIEGIKDVLKFDCAYQHKGCKFAVNKQDKENHERECKFRKFTCEGKRFAKWSCNWSGDYSEIYQHFKRDHKDNTRLEFKTDAVMKVSLKTSFNNVYLISLFSGQSYLYCKHRVDTSNKKIYFHFQFIGLKSQAQHYYYEFEVYKGTRKFKITEICTSDTSNIDITFAEEKCFVMSFIAVKNYLNEEGELPFKFRVMSTKKTSV